The Streptomyces sp. JB150 genomic interval CAGCTCACCGTCACCAGGGACGACATCCCCACTCCGGGTCCCGGCTTCTCCCTGCGGCCCGGACCGCGACCCGTCGGCGACACGCGCGGCACCCTGCTGCTGTGCGACCCGCCGCAGGGTCACACACGGGCCGCCGAGGCCTGCGCCCAGCTCGACGCCGCGGCCGGCGACATCCGCCGCTTCCCGCTGAGGGACGCCGCCTGCCCGATGCTCTACGCACCGGTGACCGCGGAGGCGCGCGGCGAGTGGCAGGGGAACCCCGTCGACTACCGGGAAACCTTCCCGAACGCGTGCGCGATGGAGGCGGTGACGGGCGTACTGTTCGCCTTCGACGCCTGACGCGGCGCGGCGCGCGTGTGCCGTCGGGTCCGACTCGCGCGGCGCGCGTGCGCCGTTCGGTCTGACTCGGGCGCGGCGTCGGTGCCCGGTGTCCGCGGGCTCCGCGGGAGCTTGGTTCGGGCGGAGCGGTCGGGCCGGGGACCCGGTGAGACCGGTCGGCCACGCGTTCCGCTCGGGGGAGTCGCCAGTGCACTACCCGGGCGGGGCGCCGGCCTGCCGGTGGGACCGGGCCGGGGCGGGCCTCGGGTCGGCCTCGGGGCACAGGGAGAGGAGAGCGGTCCTGGTGCGGCTTCACCAGCGCCTGCGTGGGGGTGGGGGCGTCAGGCCTCGGGAACCGGCATGGGGGCGGCCCGGCGCGACTCTGCCTCCGCCCGCGTCACGCCGCGCGTTCGCGCGCGTGCAGGGCCGCCGCGACGACCGTGCGGGACTGGTGCTCGACCTGGTGCCGCAGGGGGACCCAGCGGGCGCGGAAGCGGTCCGCGAAGGCCTCGCTCCAGGTGGTCACGAGCCGTTCCAGCCGGGGCACCGCGCGGTCGTCGGCCTCGCGCAGGACCCGCAGCAGCATCGCCGCGGCGCGCAGCGGCAGCCGCCGGGCGAAGGCGTCCACGCTGCCGACGTACGCCATGGTGTGGTCGGCGGGCGGTGTGTGGATCAGGTCCGCGGCCAGGCCCGGCACCAGCTCCAGCACCCATCGGGCGGCCCGCAGCAGGGGCCCGTCGAGGCCGTCCAGGCGGGGCAGCGCCTCGGTGAGGACGGCCTCGACCTCCCGCGCGTCCCGCAGCAGCCGCTCCGCCAGCCGCCGCAGCGCCGCCGCCGGGGCGGGGTGCGGCGCCGGATCGTCCACGAGGTCGCTCGCCCACATCGGCACCTCGACCACCGCGGTCAGACCGCCGTACCGGTGCGCGTGGTACCAGGTGCTGTGCCGGGCGTCGTCCGGCAGGCTCGGATACGCGATCGAACCGGGCGCCGGCATCACGTGCACCCCGGGGCCCGACGCGGGCCAGCCGGCGGCGTCCGACGCGCCCGTCTCCACCGGGATGTGCAGCTCCGCCGCCGACTTGGCGAACGGTTCCGCGAGCCCCGGTATGTCCCGGGTCAACTGCACCCAGCTGCCGCCCAGGTCGGTCCCGTGCAGGGTCACCTGGAGGTAGGGGCGCAGCTCGTCGATCACCCCGGTCAGGGCGCGCGTCTCGGGCGGCAGCCGGTCCGGGGGCAGCACGGCCGGCGACCACTCCGGCTGCTCGGGTCCGGCGGGCCGGAAGAAGCCGCGGTGGTAGTCGAGCAGGCTGCGCGGCGCCGGCGTCACGTGCAGGCTCGCCCCGTCCGGGTCCGCGCACAGCAGGAAGTGCCAGGACGTCCCCGACCGCAGCGACGGTTCGGCCACCACCCGCTCGGCGAGCGCGAGGAGCGTGGAGCCGCCGGCCGGCTCGTTGGCGTGGGCGCCCGCGACGACGAGCACCGCGCGCCGCGCACGGCCGACGGACAGCACGTGCAGCGGGCGCCCCGCGCGGGAGGTGCCCACCTCGCGCAGGGTGCACAAACCGGGGTGCGACGAGGCCAACGCGCGCGCGGAGACGAACAGTTCCGCCACAGTGGGATAGCGCAGCTCCGGCAGGTGACTCACCCCCGTTTGTCCGCCCGGCTCGCACCGGCAGTACCGCACGGTCCGGGGGCGGTGTCAAGGCGACGAGAGGGGAGGCTCCGGGGGGCGCTCGCGTGCACGTCCGGCCTGTGCGCGGGGGCGCGCGCCCCGGTGGTCACTGCTGGTGCAGCCCCCGTCCGGCGAGGGTCAGGAACGCCTCGCCGACCGCCTCCGACAGCGTCGGGTGGGCGTGCACGTGCCGGGCGACGTCGGCGGGCTCCGCGTCCCAGCCGACGATCAACTGGCTCTCGGCGATCATCTCGGACACGTGCGGGCCGACCAGGTGCACGCCCAGCACCCGCCCGCCGCCCGCCTCGGCGACGACCTTCACCGTCCCGCCCTGCCCGTGCACCATCCCCTTGGCCACGGCCGTCAGCGGCATCGTGTTCACGGCCACCTCGTGCCCCCGCGCGCGTGCCTCCGCCTCGCTCAGGCCCACCGACGCGGTCTGCGGCGACGAGTACGTCACGCGGGGCACCGCCGCGTAGTCCACCGGCGCGGACGCCACCCCCGCCAGCGTCTCCGCCACCAGCAGGCCCTCGGCGAACGAGGCGTGGGCCAGCCCGAGGGAGGGCGGGGGCAGCAGGTCGCCCACGACGTGCACCCCGGGCACGGCCGTCTCCAGCCGGCCCCAGTCCGCCGGTACGACGAATCCCCGCTCGTCCGTCGCCAGGCCGGCGGCGGCCAGGTCCAGGCCGTCGGTGACCGGGACCCGGCCGACGGCCACCAGCAGCCGCTCGGCCTCCACCGCGCGGACCTCTCCGCGGGCGGTGCGCACACGCGCGCGGACGCCGTCCGCCACCACCTCCGCGTCCAGCAGCCGTGCGCCGGCGCGCACGTCGATGCCGCGCTTCTTCAGACCGCGCGCCACATGCCGGGAGACGTCGGCGTCCTCCAGCGGCAGGATCCGGTCGGCGGCCTCCACGAGGGTGACCCGCGCGCCCATGGAGCGGTGGAACGAGGCGTACTCGACGCCGATCGCGCCGCCGCCCAGCACCAGTACGGAGTCCGGGAGCGCGGGCGCGAACAGGGCGTCGTCACTGGTCACCACGCGCCGCCCGTCCGGAGTGAGTCCCGGGAGCGTGCGCGGGCGTGAGCCGGTCGCGAGGACGATCCCACGGCGCGCGGAGAGGTCGTGCACGCCGTCCACCCGGACCGAGCGCGTCCCCGTCAGCCGCGCGCTGCCCCGCACCACCCGCACCCCCGCGTGCGCCAAGTGCGCCTCCACGCCCCTGTGGTTGCGGGCCACGATGTCGTCCCGGGTGGCGACCAGCGCCGGCCAGTCCACCGCCTCCAGGGTCGCCTTCACCCCCCACCGCTCACGTGCCTCCGCGATCCCGTCCACCAGTTCCGCCGCGTGCAGCATCGCCTTGCTGGGGATACAGCCGCGGTGCAGACAGGTCCCGCCCACCTTGTCGCGCTCGACGAGCACGACCTCGAGCCCGAGGGCCGCGGCGCGCAGGGCGGTGCTGTAACCGCCGGTGCCGCCGCCGATGACGATGACGTCCGCTGTGTCCATGGGCCCAGCCTCCGCCCGGCCCTTGCCATGCGTCCAAGGCAATGTTCTTGTGGATCCGATGAACGACGTTTATGGCAGCGGGCACGCGCACGGCCACGGCCACGAGCACGGGCGGCACTGCGACCCCGACCCCGACCCCGGCCCCGCCCCCGACCCCGCACACGGCCAGGAGGAGCCGGCATGAGCCTGCGTCAGATGGAGTACTTCCTGACCGTGATCGAGGAGGGGTCCTTCACCCGCGCCGCCGAGGTGCTGCACGTGTCACAGCCCGCGCTCTCGCACCAGATCAAGGCCCTGGAACGGTCCGTCGGCGGCGCGCTCCTGGAACGCCTCCCGCGCGGAGTGCGGCTGACGCCGATGGGCCGCGCCTTCCGCCCGCACGCCGAACTCGCGGTCCGCAGCGCCGCCCAGGCCCGCCGCGCGGCCCGCGCGACCGCCGGCGCGGAGGGCGGTGAGCTGCACATCGCGGCCGTCCACGCGCTCGCGGTCGGTGTCCTGCCGGAGGTGTTCGCGCACTGGGGCGCCACCCACCCGGACGTGTTGCTGCGCCTGCACGAGTACGCCGAGACCGCCTCCCTGAGGGACGCCGTCGAACGCGGCACGGCCGATCTCGCCATCGGCCCGTCGCCCGCCGACTGGCCCGGCAGCCTCGTGCCCCTGGGGGAGGAGGAGATCGTCCTCGTCGTGCCGTTCGACGACCGCTTCGCGGGCCGTACGTCGGTGTCGCTGCCCGAACTGGCGGACCGGCCCTGGGTCCGCTGCGCCATGGAACCCCTCGTCCAGGGCGAGCGGGTCCTCGACTGGGCCTGCCGCCGGGCCGGCTTCACGCCCCGTACCGCGGTGTGGACCGAGCACAGCTCCACGGCGGTGCGGATGGCCGCGGCCGGCGCCGGAGTGTGCGCCGTGCCCTCGCACGTCGTCCGCGGCGCCGTCGGCGAGGACTGCGTGGTGCTCTCGCACGAGCCGCCCTGGAAGCGGCCCCTGAGCCTGTTCTCGCGCGTGCCCCCGACCGGCGTCACGGAGACCTTCGCCGACCTCCTGCGCGCCCGCCTCCCACCCGAGGCACCCGTCACCCCCGCCCCCGCCCCGGCCCTCGCTCCGACCTCGGCCCCGGCACTCTCTCCGGCCGCCCCGGCCCCGCCCCCGGCGCACCTCCCTCCGGCCGCCCCGGCCCCGGCCTCCCCGCCGTCGATCAATCCCCGTCGCCCACCCGCTCCAGCAGCGCCACCGGAAGGTGCTCGAACAGCTCCTCCACGCGCGCGTGCCCGGTGAACTCCCGCCCGCCCGGGGTCAGCGCGTCGGCCCAGCGGCCCGGCGGCAGGGCGAGCCGGGTGTCGCGCCAGCCGCCCGCCTCGGCCAGGCGGAGTGACAGCCGGGTGACCGCGGTGACGGCCTGCCCGGAACGCGCGTACGCCAGCACGTGGTCCGCCGCGGGCCCCTCGGCGGCCAGCGGCGCGTACGACGCCGTCTCCCCGAAGACCTCCGGCCGCCGCGCCCGCAGCCGCAGCGCCGCGGCCGTCACCGCGCCCTTGACGCCGGGGTCCTCGGGCGGGAACCGCACGAGCCGCCGGTTGTCCGGGTCGACCAGGCTGCGGCATTCGGCCTCCGTGCCCTGGTACACGTCCGGCACCCCCGGCATCGTCAGATGCACCAGCGCCACCCCCAGCACGTTCGCCCGGATGTGCGGCTCCAGCTCGCGGCGCAGCGCGGCCATCCGCTCGCCCGGCGCCCCGCACGGCCCCGCCGCCACGAACGCCGCCACGGCGTCCTCGTACGGCGGCTCCTGCTCGGTCCAGCTGGTGTGCATCCCGGCCTCGCGCACATGCTTCAGCAGCGCCTCCCGCACCCGCTCCGGGTCCGCCGGGCCCAGCCCGAAGACGGTCTGCCAGGCCGCCCAGGCCAGCTGCCCGTCCGGGGCGCCCGTGTCGGCCCGGCTCACCTCGCCCAGCGCCTCCGACCAGCGCTCCGGGCACTCGGTGAGCACCATGAGCGCCGCCCGCACGTCCGCGCTGCGCTTGGTGTCGTGCGTGGAGACGACGGTCCCGGTGACCGGCCAGTCGCGCTGCACCCGCGCGCAGTACGCGTGGAACTCCCCGGGGGACACCGCCGGCCGCCCCGGATTCCCGCCCACCTCGGTGGCCGACAGCAGCGGCACATAGCGGTAGAACGCCGTGTCCTCCACCGACTTCGCGCGCAGCGCCGAGGCCGTCTGCGCGAACCGGGTGCGGAACTCCAGCCGGTCCGGCCCGTCGCCGTACTCCCCGAGCAGCAGCCCGCGCACGACGTCGACCACCCCGGCCTCCTCCGGCACGGCGAACGCCTCCCGGGCCCCGGCCGCGTGCTCCTCGGTGACGACCAGGGCGGCGTCCTCGGACTCGTAGGGCCGGTACACCTCCAGGCGGACCAGGAGCTCGCGCAGCGCCGTGCGCAGCGCCCAGGGCGCCCGGTCACGCAGCGCCGGATCCGGGGAGGCGGCGCACAACCGGGTCACCACGCGGGTCAGCCGGTCGAGTTCGGTGGCCAGCTCGTGCTCCAGGACCCGGTGGGCCGCCCGCCGCGCGGTGGCCTCCCAGTGCCCGCCCCGGTCGGTCTGCGGGGCCGCGAACCGCCGGTAGCGGGAGAGCAGTTCCGCGGCGCCCGCCGGGTCCGTGAACACGCCGTCCACGTGCCGCAGGGCGTCGTAGCCCGTGGTGCCCGCGACCGGCCAGGCGGCGGGCAGCCGCTCGCCGTCCGACAGGATCTTCTCGACGACCGTCCAGCGGCCCCCGGTCGCCTCGTGCAGCCGCCGCAGGTAGCCGTCGGGGTCGGCGAGCCCGTCGGGGTGGTCCACGCGCAGCCCGTCCACGACCCCCTCGCCCAGCAGCCGCAGCAGGGTCGCGTGCGTGGCGTCGAACACCTCGGGGTCCTCCACGCGGACCCCGATCAGCTCCGAGATGCTGAAGAACCGCCGGTAGTTCAGCTCCGTGCGGGCCAGCCGCCACCACACGGGCCGGTACCACTGGGCGTCCAGCAGCTGCGGCAGCGGCAGGTCCTCGGTGCCCTCCCGCAGCGGGAAGACCTGGTCGTAGTAGCGCAGCACGTCGCCGTCGGCGGTCAGGTGCGTCAGCTCCGTGCCGAGCGGACCGCCCAGCACCGGCAGCAGCACCTGGCCGCCCTGCGCCTCCCAGTCGATGTCAAACCACCGCGCGTACGCCGACTTCGGCCCCTCCCGCAGCACCTCCCACAGGGCCCGGTTGTGCCGCGGGGCCATCGCCATGTGGTTGGGCACGATGTCCACGACCAGGCCGAGACCGTGCTCCCGCGCGGTGCGGGACAGCGCGCGCAGCCCGTCCTCGCCGCCCAGTTCGCCGCGCACGCGCGCGTGGTCCACCACGTCGTAGCCGTGCAGCGAGCCGGGGACGGCCTCCAGGACGGGGGACAGGTGCAGGTGCGAGACGCCGAGCGAGGCCAGGTACGGCACGGCGGCCGCCGCGGCGGCGAACGGGAACTCGGGCGTGAGCTGGAGCCGGTACGTGGCCGTGGGCACCGTGGGGTGAGCTCGCTGAGGGGTCATGCAGAGCTACGTACCCGCCCCGCCGCGTTTCGTGTCATCGTCCCCCGCCGGGCGGCGGGCACATGGGCCGGACGGGGTACGGCGCGCGCGGGGCGGTGTACCCCGGACGCGCGCCGTACCCGGTCCCTCAGGCGGGCCGCTGCAGCACCGTCAGGCTCCGGTCGACGAGCCGCAGCCGCTCCCCGGCCGCCACCTTCGCGCCCGAGCCCGGCGGCACCCCGTCCGGGCGGGCGGTGTCGACGACGACCTGCCACTGGCGGCCGTGGTTGACCGGCACCAGGAAGTCCAGCGCCTTGGGGGAGGCGTTGAACATCAGCAGGAAGGAGTCGTCGCTGATGCGCTCCCCGCGCGGACCCGGCTCGGAGATGGCGTTGCCGTTGAGGAACACCGTCAGGGCCGAGGCCTGCGCCGACTCCCAGTCCCGCTGGGTCATCTCCCGGCCGTCGGGGGTGAACCAGGCGATGTCGGACAGGTCGTCGTGGGTGCCCTCCACGGGCCGGCCGTGGAAGAAGCGCCGGCGGCGGAAGACGGGGTGGTCCTTGCGCAGCCACACCATCGCCCGGGTGAACTCCAGGATCTCCCGGGGCAGGCCCTCGCCGTCCGGCCATTCCACCCAGGACAGCTCGCTGTCCTGGCAGTAGGCGTTGTTGTTGCCGCGCTGGGTGCGGGCGAACTCGTCGCCGTGGCTGATCATCGGCACGCCCTGGGACAGCATCAGCGTGGCGATGAAGTTGCGCATCTGCCGCGCGCGCAGCTCCAGCACGGCCGGGTCGTCGGTCTCGCCCTCCGCCCCGCAGTTCCAGGACCGGTTGTGGCTCTCGCCGTCGCGGTTGTCCTCGCCGTTGGCCTCGTTGTGCTTGTGGTTGTACGACACCAGGTCGTGCAGGGTGAAACCGTCGTGGCAGGTGACGAAGTTGATCGAGGCGAGCGGACGCCGGCCGTCGTCCTGGTAGAGATCGGACGAGCCGGTCAGCCGGGAGGCGAACTCCGCGAGGGTGCGCGGCTCGCCCCGCCACAGGTCACGCACGGTGTCGCGGTACTTGCCGTTCCACTCGGTCCACAGCGGCGGGAAGTTCCCCACCTGGTAGCCGCCCTCGCCCACGTCCCACGGCTCGGCGATCAGCTTCACCTGGGACACGACCGGGTCCTGCTGCACCAGGTCGAAGAAGGACGACAGCCGGTCCACCTCGTGGAACTGGCGGGCGAGGGTGGCGGCGAGGTCGAAGCGGAAGCCGTCGACGTGCATCTCGGTCACCCAGTACCGCAGCGAGTCCATGATCAGCTGGAGCACGTGCGGGGAGCGCATCAGCAGGGAGTTGCCGGTGCCCGTGGTGTCCATGTAGTAGCGGGGATCGTCCGCGAGCCGGTAGTACTGCGGGTTGTCCAGCCCCCGGAAGGACAGGGTCGGGCCCAGGTGGTTGCCCTCGGCCGTGTGGTTGTAGACCACGTCGAGGATGACCTCGATGCCCGCCTCGTGCAGGGCGCGGACCGCCGACTTGAACTCCAGCACCTGCTGTCCGCGATCGCCCCAGGAGGCGTACGCGTTGTGCGGGGCGAAGAAGCCGATCGTGTTGTAGCCCCAGTAGTTGTTGAGGCCCATGTCGACCAGCCGGTGATCGTTCACGAACTGGTGCACGGGCATCAGCTCCAGTGCCGTCACGCCCAGTTCGGTAAGGTGTTCGATCAGCGCCGGGTGGGCCAGTGCGGCGTAGGTGCCGCGCAGCTCCTCCGGCAGCCCCGGATGGCGCATGGTGAGGCCCTTCACATGCGCCTCGTAGATCACCGTCTTGTGGTATTCCGTGCGGGGCGGCCGGTCGTCGCCCCAGTCGAAGTACGGGTTCACCACGACCGAGGTCATGGTGTGCGGGGCGGAGTCCAGGTCGTTGCGCCGGTCGGGCGCGCCGAAGTGGTAGCCGTACACCTCCTCGCCCCAGTCGATCGTTCCGCTGATCGCACGCGCGTACGGGTCGAGCAGCAGCTTCGCCGAGTTGCAGCGCAGCCCGCGCTCCGGGGCGTAGGGGCCGTGCACGCGGTAGCCGTACCGCTGCCCCGGCATCACGCCCGGCAGGTACGCGTGCCGTACGAACCCGTCACTCTCCCGTAGTTCCACCGCCGTTTCCGAG includes:
- a CDS encoding SSI family serine proteinase inhibitor yields the protein MTHTITAKAARRRPRGTAVTAAALFTVLAATAAPARAMAEPAAHIGPSTWLQLTVTRDDIPTPGPGFSLRPGPRPVGDTRGTLLLCDPPQGHTRAAEACAQLDAAAGDIRRFPLRDAACPMLYAPVTAEARGEWQGNPVDYRETFPNACAMEAVTGVLFAFDA
- a CDS encoding M14 family zinc carboxypeptidase; its protein translation is MSHLPELRYPTVAELFVSARALASSHPGLCTLREVGTSRAGRPLHVLSVGRARRAVLVVAGAHANEPAGGSTLLALAERVVAEPSLRSGTSWHFLLCADPDGASLHVTPAPRSLLDYHRGFFRPAGPEQPEWSPAVLPPDRLPPETRALTGVIDELRPYLQVTLHGTDLGGSWVQLTRDIPGLAEPFAKSAAELHIPVETGASDAAGWPASGPGVHVMPAPGSIAYPSLPDDARHSTWYHAHRYGGLTAVVEVPMWASDLVDDPAPHPAPAAALRRLAERLLRDAREVEAVLTEALPRLDGLDGPLLRAARWVLELVPGLAADLIHTPPADHTMAYVGSVDAFARRLPLRAAAMLLRVLREADDRAVPRLERLVTTWSEAFADRFRARWVPLRHQVEHQSRTVVAAALHARERAA
- the lpdA gene encoding dihydrolipoyl dehydrogenase, coding for MDTADVIVIGGGTGGYSTALRAAALGLEVVLVERDKVGGTCLHRGCIPSKAMLHAAELVDGIAEARERWGVKATLEAVDWPALVATRDDIVARNHRGVEAHLAHAGVRVVRGSARLTGTRSVRVDGVHDLSARRGIVLATGSRPRTLPGLTPDGRRVVTSDDALFAPALPDSVLVLGGGAIGVEYASFHRSMGARVTLVEAADRILPLEDADVSRHVARGLKKRGIDVRAGARLLDAEVVADGVRARVRTARGEVRAVEAERLLVAVGRVPVTDGLDLAAAGLATDERGFVVPADWGRLETAVPGVHVVGDLLPPPSLGLAHASFAEGLLVAETLAGVASAPVDYAAVPRVTYSSPQTASVGLSEAEARARGHEVAVNTMPLTAVAKGMVHGQGGTVKVVAEAGGGRVLGVHLVGPHVSEMIAESQLIVGWDAEPADVARHVHAHPTLSEAVGEAFLTLAGRGLHQQ
- a CDS encoding LysR family transcriptional regulator; amino-acid sequence: MSLRQMEYFLTVIEEGSFTRAAEVLHVSQPALSHQIKALERSVGGALLERLPRGVRLTPMGRAFRPHAELAVRSAAQARRAARATAGAEGGELHIAAVHALAVGVLPEVFAHWGATHPDVLLRLHEYAETASLRDAVERGTADLAIGPSPADWPGSLVPLGEEEIVLVVPFDDRFAGRTSVSLPELADRPWVRCAMEPLVQGERVLDWACRRAGFTPRTAVWTEHSSTAVRMAAAGAGVCAVPSHVVRGAVGEDCVVLSHEPPWKRPLSLFSRVPPTGVTETFADLLRARLPPEAPVTPAPAPALAPTSAPALSPAAPAPPPAHLPPAAPAPASPPSINPRRPPAPAAPPEGARTAPPRARAR
- the treY gene encoding malto-oligosyltrehalose synthase, translated to MTPQRAHPTVPTATYRLQLTPEFPFAAAAAAVPYLASLGVSHLHLSPVLEAVPGSLHGYDVVDHARVRGELGGEDGLRALSRTAREHGLGLVVDIVPNHMAMAPRHNRALWEVLREGPKSAYARWFDIDWEAQGGQVLLPVLGGPLGTELTHLTADGDVLRYYDQVFPLREGTEDLPLPQLLDAQWYRPVWWRLARTELNYRRFFSISELIGVRVEDPEVFDATHATLLRLLGEGVVDGLRVDHPDGLADPDGYLRRLHEATGGRWTVVEKILSDGERLPAAWPVAGTTGYDALRHVDGVFTDPAGAAELLSRYRRFAAPQTDRGGHWEATARRAAHRVLEHELATELDRLTRVVTRLCAASPDPALRDRAPWALRTALRELLVRLEVYRPYESEDAALVVTEEHAAGAREAFAVPEEAGVVDVVRGLLLGEYGDGPDRLEFRTRFAQTASALRAKSVEDTAFYRYVPLLSATEVGGNPGRPAVSPGEFHAYCARVQRDWPVTGTVVSTHDTKRSADVRAALMVLTECPERWSEALGEVSRADTGAPDGQLAWAAWQTVFGLGPADPERVREALLKHVREAGMHTSWTEQEPPYEDAVAAFVAAGPCGAPGERMAALRRELEPHIRANVLGVALVHLTMPGVPDVYQGTEAECRSLVDPDNRRLVRFPPEDPGVKGAVTAAALRLRARRPEVFGETASYAPLAAEGPAADHVLAYARSGQAVTAVTRLSLRLAEAGGWRDTRLALPPGRWADALTPGGREFTGHARVEELFEHLPVALLERVGDGD
- the glgX gene encoding glycogen debranching protein GlgX codes for the protein MQVWPGEAYPLGATYDGAGTNFAVFTEAADRVELCLLHDDGSETAVELRESDGFVRHAYLPGVMPGQRYGYRVHGPYAPERGLRCNSAKLLLDPYARAISGTIDWGEEVYGYHFGAPDRRNDLDSAPHTMTSVVVNPYFDWGDDRPPRTEYHKTVIYEAHVKGLTMRHPGLPEELRGTYAALAHPALIEHLTELGVTALELMPVHQFVNDHRLVDMGLNNYWGYNTIGFFAPHNAYASWGDRGQQVLEFKSAVRALHEAGIEVILDVVYNHTAEGNHLGPTLSFRGLDNPQYYRLADDPRYYMDTTGTGNSLLMRSPHVLQLIMDSLRYWVTEMHVDGFRFDLAATLARQFHEVDRLSSFFDLVQQDPVVSQVKLIAEPWDVGEGGYQVGNFPPLWTEWNGKYRDTVRDLWRGEPRTLAEFASRLTGSSDLYQDDGRRPLASINFVTCHDGFTLHDLVSYNHKHNEANGEDNRDGESHNRSWNCGAEGETDDPAVLELRARQMRNFIATLMLSQGVPMISHGDEFARTQRGNNNAYCQDSELSWVEWPDGEGLPREILEFTRAMVWLRKDHPVFRRRRFFHGRPVEGTHDDLSDIAWFTPDGREMTQRDWESAQASALTVFLNGNAISEPGPRGERISDDSFLLMFNASPKALDFLVPVNHGRQWQVVVDTARPDGVPPGSGAKVAAGERLRLVDRSLTVLQRPA